In Cololabis saira isolate AMF1-May2022 chromosome 4, fColSai1.1, whole genome shotgun sequence, one DNA window encodes the following:
- the LOC133442227 gene encoding uncharacterized protein LOC133442227, which produces MKTCVVLALFLMAGVSLADIQKRIIGGKRCTPQEEQHYVFLQTRNGTHTSICSGSVIGREKTSSWVLTAAHWDMGGPSFTVKSADRSVTQTVGRPQTFKHPTADVMLLRLRRPLTPIRLATDAECTALRNLVKPSNPVTFRITARDTQAEDDYFKYGGGVNPYVTMCATITVDRLEPFNDVLEHTNQISQNECCRGRTAAPAGCKMCGGDSGSGFIYKDALYAVFTETWIWGTPVFDINDIGFTVCDTDVRKWIKQLTGL; this is translated from the exons ATGAAGACTTGTGTGGTCCTCGCTCTCTTCCTGATGGCAG gtgtgtctCTTGCAGACATTCAGAAGAGAATCATCGGTGGTAAGAGGTGTACACCACAGGAAGAACAACATTACGTGTTCCTGCAGACTAGAAATGGGACACACACATCCATCTGTTCTGGTTCCGTCATTGGGAGGGAGAAGACTAGTTCCTGGGTTCTCACTGCAGCACACTGGGATATGGGTGGACC GTCGTTCACCGTTAAATCAGCTGATCGAAGTGTGACACAGACCGTAGGCAGACCTCAAACCTTTAAACACCCCACCGCTGACGTCATGCTGTTGAGGCTGAGGAGGCCCTTGACTCCCATCCGCCTCGCCACTGATGCTGAATGTACTGCTCTCAGGAACCTCGTAAAACCCAGCAACCCTGTAACGTTTCGTATTACTGCTCGGGACACACAAGCTGAGGATGATTACTTCAAATACGGTGGAGGAG TAAATCCATATGTGACCATGTGTGCAACCATCACCGTGGATAGACTGGAACCTTTTAATGACGTCCTCGAACATACAAATCAAATCAGCCAGAACGAGTGTTGCCGCGGCCGAactgctgctcctgctggcTGCAAGATGTGCGGT GGGGATTCTGGTTCAGGATTTATTTATAAAGATGCTCTGTATGCAGTTTTTACAGAAACCTGGATCTGGGGAACCCCGGTGTTCGATATCAATGATATTGGATTCACCGTCTGTGACACCGACGTTCGTAAATGGATCAAGCAATTAACTGGTCTTTAA